Proteins encoded in a region of the Sulfitobacter albidus genome:
- a CDS encoding alpha/beta hydrolase, with product MTQKDPHNRQHLIESIYRIALEPQSYDDFIGEWDTFIRKRLDDLTTLRASTEEGALDTDEVAGHFTLAMQLLEQAGRPEIRDADTGTHPRMMVAGDGTLLWSNASAERQLGARSGMSIEDLKLGAQACTDILSLPKKTDDAVRIVQMPTRKGAQLPMAFRCTSGRGTDRLIEARQMRQHWPKATDALLEQGFGLSPSETAICAHIAAGRGASEIATQRDSAVGTVRTQIKRILQKTGCAGQVELVGLLYATMRLAERETIRTVPTARIPDRVLSIDLPGRTMPVETFGDPDGTPVIFFHGMLDGNTMTHAMRALLERHGFCLICPVRPHFGTAAPDNSGPIQTAPTRFARDIATLLDQTGQRDPILLGHMGGAIYAYAAAAHLGTRARGVLSVAGAVPLVSGAQFRAMSARQRVVALTARYTPQLLPFVVRAGISQLDNKGERQFMNSLYQTCPADLNVAADPDIGDLLFSGYRFTVAQGHRAFETDSYHVVRDWSASVSASAQPIELVHGVHDPVISYASVKAFHDRLGGRAQLTTMPESGQLICYTHPETVIAALERLRDTPVSPE from the coding sequence ATGACCCAGAAAGACCCGCATAACCGTCAGCATTTGATCGAAAGCATCTATCGCATCGCGCTTGAGCCGCAGAGCTACGATGATTTCATCGGCGAATGGGACACCTTCATCCGCAAGCGGCTCGACGATCTGACCACGCTGCGCGCCAGCACCGAGGAAGGGGCACTCGACACAGATGAGGTGGCGGGGCATTTCACCCTCGCGATGCAGCTGCTTGAGCAGGCAGGTCGGCCCGAGATTCGGGATGCCGACACCGGCACGCATCCGCGCATGATGGTGGCGGGAGACGGCACGCTGTTGTGGAGCAATGCCTCCGCCGAGCGCCAGCTCGGCGCGCGCAGCGGCATGTCGATTGAGGATCTCAAACTCGGGGCGCAAGCCTGCACCGATATTCTGTCCCTTCCGAAAAAGACCGATGACGCTGTCAGGATCGTGCAAATGCCAACGCGGAAGGGCGCGCAGTTGCCGATGGCCTTTCGCTGCACGTCTGGAAGGGGGACGGACCGGCTTATCGAGGCGCGCCAGATGCGCCAGCACTGGCCAAAGGCGACCGATGCCCTGTTGGAGCAGGGATTTGGTCTTAGCCCCTCGGAAACTGCGATCTGCGCGCATATCGCCGCTGGACGCGGCGCGTCTGAAATCGCCACCCAGCGTGACAGCGCGGTGGGCACCGTGCGTACCCAGATCAAACGCATCCTGCAAAAAACCGGCTGCGCGGGTCAGGTCGAGCTTGTCGGGCTTTTGTACGCCACCATGCGCCTTGCCGAACGGGAGACGATCCGCACCGTGCCCACGGCGCGCATTCCCGACAGGGTTCTGTCAATTGATCTGCCTGGCCGCACCATGCCCGTTGAGACCTTTGGCGATCCCGATGGAACCCCGGTGATTTTCTTTCACGGGATGCTGGACGGCAACACGATGACCCACGCCATGCGCGCCCTGCTTGAACGGCATGGCTTCTGCCTGATCTGTCCCGTGCGCCCCCATTTCGGCACCGCTGCACCGGACAACAGCGGCCCGATCCAGACAGCGCCCACGCGTTTTGCCCGCGACATCGCCACGCTGCTGGACCAGACCGGACAGCGTGACCCTATCCTGCTGGGCCACATGGGCGGGGCGATCTACGCCTACGCTGCCGCGGCACACCTGGGCACCCGCGCGCGGGGCGTCCTATCTGTTGCAGGTGCCGTGCCGCTGGTTTCGGGTGCGCAGTTTCGCGCCATGTCCGCCCGCCAGCGGGTTGTCGCGCTGACCGCGCGCTACACCCCACAATTGCTGCCCTTTGTGGTCCGCGCGGGTATCAGCCAGCTCGACAACAAGGGCGAACGGCAATTCATGAATTCGCTCTACCAGACCTGCCCTGCGGATCTGAACGTCGCCGCCGATCCCGACATCGGCGATCTGCTCTTTTCCGGCTATCGCTTTACCGTCGCACAGGGGCACCGCGCGTTTGAGACCGATAGCTATCACGTGGTCCGCGACTGGTCCGCCAGCGTTTCCGCCAGCGCCCAGCCGATTGAACTGGTGCACGGGGTGCACGACCCGGTCATCAGCTACGCCTCGGTCAAGGCATTTCACGACCGGCTGGGCGGGCGGGCGCAACTGACAACGATGCCCGAATCGGGGCAGTTGATCTGCTATACGCATCCCGAAACCGTCATTGCGGCCCTTGAGCGGCTGCGTGATACGCCCGTTTCACCCGAGTGA